GTCAATCTCTACCTGACATGGAATAAGTCTTTTCTGGATTTTCACACCGTTACATATAAATAGGAGGTTGGAAGCAATTGCATAGATCGTATTCGATTGTTCAAATGCATATTGATGTATTATTTTCAGTTGTTGATGATCCCATCAAGTCCAACACAAGATTTAAAAGTTTTCCACTTCTATCAAACAGAAAGAAGACAGGTTTGGATTGGATTGGGTCAAACTCAATCCAATGCCTCAACTCTGACCCGGCCAGACCCTAACTCAATGCTAAAAATTCCCAGTCCTGATCCGTCTTCATAGCCAaggtatctcagcccaaaccctGTTCCGGCTCAGGGCAGGCTCAGgttgacagggccaaacttgcacctctaAGTTTACTCCTAAAAGACTAAAAACCTAATACATAACAAAATACCGATTTGTCCTCTCTCTTACCGATTAGGTCTTTCATAATGTACCGATTAGGTCTTTTATTTATCACGAATTGAAGGCTgataaaattccaaaaaggGTATGCAAACATATAAAAGAAGAAGCATGACATCCATCCCTTTAGGCTTGTGGCAGCGGAAAATCTTTAATCTaaactctctcttctttatttttttcagtcaggcttttgagaaaaaaaaaatttctcatagAATCGGTTGCGGCGAAGAAGAAagttcaaaaccctttcaaattggttgcaaCTCTTATGTGTTTATAGATGAATGTCTCATGCTAATTGCTTTTTTCGGAGATCACCAAGTGTGcacttaaaaccctaaaaccattGTTATACTTTGCACTGCGGCCTCTGGGTTGAACTAATCGTATGGCTTTGCTGCATGATGAATAATTGATTAAATTAGGATTTCCATCCACCAAGACGAAAgtagggaagaaaaaaaaacgaaagaaatCATTTTACAATGTCGTGAGTTTACAATACTACCCCCTTAACAATGTTTCTTAATTCTTTCCTtagaaattcaaaataaaaaaaaaggtaaaggctGGAGTGCTGGACAAACTGCACCCCCTATGGCCATATGGGAATGACCCTAGCCGTattcggctctcctccagtCTTGGCaggagttggaggatccagcccagcaaaaacaggggggggtttgggttatttcacaggtggggcccccttgtttttgctgggctggatcctctagCTCCTGCCACAATTGGAGAAGAGCCAGGTCCACCCTGACCTACCCTCAGCTCTGGATCCTATCTATTGGTTACAACCGTTAGTTTTAAGAAAGCCAGCCACGTACgcaaccctctcccataaaaaaatatgtgtatttaaatgacatatttacccttatatttaattataatgctCATATAAACTATAAAGTAGGAGGCATTTTCAATTGGATACAATCAAACGATAATAGAAGTGTCGGAAAAAGAACACAATCTGGTCACATGTGGCATGTGGCCCCTGCGCCCATACACAGGGGGTCatacaaaatgaccaccacaaCCACCTCATGGATGGGCAGAAATTCTTGAGGGTGCGGCCATCATTTCATAAGGCCCTGTCTGGGTGTAGGCCGTGCACGGCACACGACCAGGTAGcacattctctttccctaatagCGCCATATATATCTATCAGGAAAGTAAGACCAACACAATCAAAGATGCTCATATCGATTCATTAATTCTCTTTGGGCCTGAGCTCAATGCCTTGAATGATGAGTCCAGACTTCCAGTTGAGATCCTTAACCTCCTTGAGAATCATCTCTACGACCCCATCCTCACCACCACTAATTTCATTGATGAAGAACTCACCCATCTCTATCTCCATCCAGTGCCCATCCCCTCTCTCCTTTGGTACTTGTCCTTCCTGCTCCCTTTGTCTCTCTTCAGGATCCAAATACACAGACTTTCTTTTGGTTGTCACTTCTCCCTCTTCATTACCACCACCGGCCAATTTGACTGAAACTTCTACAAGCTGATTCACGAATCCGTAGGCCCTCTCCGTGAACATGAACACCAAGTAAGCTCCGTATGTTGTGTTTGGAGACAGCAGTCGTGTCTCCATCCTGCAAATAATTTCGAGCCAACACACTTCCAAGAGCTCAGCCACCTCTGAAAACCTGTAACTTGCAAAGATTAGTCAACACATGAGCGGCCATCGTGCTGCGTGGATTTTAGGAAAAATTTTTGCTGCTACGTCCATAGCAGGactgttcctgctacaaggctgtcaagaaaatgaaataattcactttccctttggTTTATAAATACCTTCCTAGGTTTTAgtcttgtagcaggaacattctaCTAccagtgtagcagcaaaatttcaatTTCGTTCTGGATTTTATACCAATTAATCCAATGGGTGTTTGACATTATTGAATTTTGATCcgtaattttgaattttgaattgagctCCTTCATCAACCATTGGATTATTATAAAGTCCACATGACGGAGTGTGGGTTGAGCGCAGCACGTACGATTGCCACTCAACCCCAgaccgtagaggatccaaatccgcTATCATGaggtttgagagagagagagagagagagagagagagagagagagagaaacctggATTCAGGAAGAGGTCGCCATGTCCAATACCTTGGGGTATTACTCCAGATAATGCAAAGCTCTCTTGCTCCAATCATATAACACTTCTTCCCACTGCATTTCTCCAAAGCGAAGGTCTGCAATAAAACGCATGCAGAGTGTTATCGCTAGCTTTATATCCATTAATTCATTTAACGAGGAATTTACCTTTGTGCCTCTGTCGATGAGAAAGGGATTATTGCAGACATGGAGAAAAAGCTCCTTCTTAGACGAGTAAGTCGCCGGGAACGGAGACACCGACGACGAGAGGATCTGCTGGATATCGGGGGGAAAGAACCTCTCCCACACCAAGTCAGAATCAGCCACCGATCGAAAAACCGTAGAGACAAACGATAACCTGCACGCATCTCGAGGAGATGTGAGGATTACATATAGAATGTTCCAAAAACAATCTTTGGGGAGGTTGTACAGATCGAAGGTACTCCCTTGCTCCATGAATGCTCTGCGCAATCAATCAGTCTCGTTCGCTCGATCGCTAGCTCTCTTGGCTTGGGTCCTGCTCTGAAATAGAAGGAAGGCAGCTTCGTCGCCAAGCGTTTACTccctttaaactttaaacttgTGATGGTAAGTAATGGATCTTCATTTATAAAATGAGAACGATATATAGAGCGAATGAATATTTAATGGCTAAGGTTCTaggttctttcttctttgtttggtgAAGTTATGCAATTTCGacgaaaatatatatatatatatgtaaataaTCAATCCAGTATCCTCTTAAGTAGGTAATACATCACGTCACTTGACTGACCGCGTCACTGCCGGGTGTTCTTGTAGGCTGGCTCAGGTTCTCGAGACCATCCACGGATCCACCTCTCTTGGTTCCCATCTGTGCGGTCCAGAGGCGGTTCGTACAAGAATGGTTGTTCTCATATGAGAACCTAAGCTGCACTTGTAATTTTGTGGGATCCACCAGCATCTCAATCAAAAAGAACATTTAAAGCGTTAAGATAAGAAGGCTCTGAAGCAAGcctccaagaagaagaagttctAAAGCGTATTGCCAATTCCACTCGAACAAGAAGAAACTCAAATGGTCATGAAGAAAAAACCTACGCGTTAAGAAGATTTTGAAGCttccaagaagaagagagttcaAAGCACGTCCAACTTACCATAGGATTATGTGTACATGTGGTTGATAGACAATGAATGATCTCGCCTGAAAATTGAGATTATTTTACAAAGAATTTTAGGCAACAGTTTATTCTCTTcgattatatattttattgggAGATGCGTTGGAAATCAGCGTGTTGTTTAAGAATCCGGCGACCTACCAAATCGGATAGGTTCTGGGAGAGGCGGCTGCCGCCGGACTATCAGGATGTTCTCTCCAGAGCGGTTTCTCCTTTGAAGTTCAAGTCCTACGAAGAGCTCTATACCCTCCTATGTCAAGGGATTTTAATAGACGGGAAAAGAAAGGtaagctttctctctctctctctctctctctctctctctctctctggattAGTTTTCTAAGTGAGCTTGGCGATTACAGGATTTCAACTTTTCAAGGCTTAATTTGATTTGGATATGAATCCTTGAAATCCAGATCCAAAATTTGGAAATACAAATGAGTTAGGCTCCGTAAAACAAAAACTGATGCAAATGAGATtagcctttttcttttgtaagagaaaagaaaaagaaaaagtcccGTAATCATATTCTCTAATTCTCACTCCCAAAATCGATTAAACGGTTGAAtgtaataaaatcaaaatcgaactgtTTATTAAACGGTTAAACACGGCTTGTTATCATCCCCAACCCCTGACCTCTTTGCCCTCTTCCCGTCCACCCCCGGCCCTTTGAATCTCCGCTGCCTCGTCCCATCTCCGACTCCCCGATCTCATCCACCCTTTACAACATTGCAGTTccgagaagaagaaagaagtccTTACCACACACGACCCTGACCTTgcgggtgggtcagggttggattttttaggccatgTATCAGGAGGTGGTTGTTCCCACTGGATGTGAGCTACCCGGACCAGAAGCCATCCAATCACGTGGGACTCACTCATGGTGGATGTCATCTGGGCGGCTCATAACCGGTCATTCTCGTACAAGAATGGAAAGGGAACCCAACTCTTGAATCAAGGTTGTGCCAAGGCTGTGCCTAGTTAATGGGActaagggttgggttggggttttaaataCCCTGATAGAACCCGACCCTATTGTAGCCCTAAATTGATGACATCCATATTAATGTAATAATATCATTCATTAAAGTAACTTTTGATCTGTTTTTTTGATATTTGTATATATGTAGTGGTTCTCATTGGAAGAACAAACAGGGAAAATACGGTATGTCATAAGTGCAAGAGAACTCTACATTTGCTGGTCAAATGATGAACAATATTTCAAATGGAAATCCAATATGCCTGAGTCTAGGTgagtatttttcctatttcaaattaaaaactgaatttttttttttttttttgggttagactGCTAGTTCATGATAGAAATTCGGTCCTCCTCATTTGTTTTCCGTTTTAATATATTGAGacaattaatcaacattaattttACGTAAATATGCTGATGAAATTAATTCCTagctctatatatatatatataggttcCCAGAGGTTACTGAACTCCTTGATGTGTGCTGGTTGGACATCGTTGGATCAATCGATTCTTGTAAATTGTCACCTAAAACAACTTATGGGGCTTATCTCATCCTAAAATTTGTATATAATGGTAATTATGGTATCGATGATGGATTAGACAAGCAACCTGCACGAATTAGTGTCGAAGTTGGTGGCACTTTCAGCTCTGGAACTGCGTATTTACGTCCTAACAGGAATGTGCATTTGTTGAGGGGACGCCTTCAATATCTGTACCGTATGCAAGTTTTGTCCACTAACCCTTCTGAATCcattcaacaacaacaagaagaagaagaagaaattaaagttgaagaagatggaagcaCACAAAGAGTCGCCAAACCTAGAGTTGATGATGATTGGATGGAAATTGAATTGGGCAAATTTTTCATCGATGGAGATGCTGGGAAGGTTGAAATGAGGCTAAATGAAACTGGTGATCACTGGAAATGTGGTATTATAATTGAAGGCATTGAGGTGAGGCCACTGGATTAACTACTTATAACCACAATAATATTGTTTTCAAGTCTATATATAAAGCAGTGTATATACTGTGGTATATATGCATCTGTTAGACTATCATGATGAGTTGCTTTTATAATCttatgagagagagtgagagtgagagagagagagagaggttacaAAATGTTGTCTATTTTCCTCCTTGTATTTGATCATGATGTCTATCTACAATAACCATATATTTGATTAGCAAATATAGATTGGAGCAAGACGAATTCTCACTCACTTTGAGTTGTGTAAGGAGCTTTCACAAGTTTTATGCCGTTTATACCATAATGGTTATGAACACAATGTATGTAAACCTGTGAAGTCTTTATATGGGCTAAAACATGCACTAAAACAACTACATGAGAAACTTGATATAATACTTATATCAAATGGATATCTTGTAAATGATGCCAAAATGTGCTTATATAGTAAGTTCCATCAAGGTAAATGTGTGTTTATCCTACTTTATGTAGTTGAAATGTTGATTATGGGAACAAAGCCcgaatcctctccaatgacatttaaccaccagaGTCGATCTCCCATCATCCATGGGGTATGGTACCACCTCTGGGGTGTGGGGAtcacaccccatggatggtgggagaacgactctggtggttaaatgttattggagaggatctggattcaAGCTTAGACATGGGAGGTGCGATTCTTGGTATCAAGatcatcagaaaagaaaaatacattataCTATCTCAGGCCAACTATGTTGAAAACTTACTTAAAAAGTAAGTTTATTATGACTTATCCATTATTAAGACACATTTAGAAATGGGAGTCCATCATAAAGAAACTTGGGTGAACTTGTTAATCAAAAGAGATATTTACAGATTATTAATTGTTCAATTACATATTTAATGAATTATACTAGGCCAGATATCACATTAGTCGTTGGTAAATAGAGTCAACATGCTCATCATCCAAGTAAAGAGCTTCGGTATGGTATTGACAGGCTACTAAGATATCTGAAAGGTAAAATAAATTATGGTTTTCATTATAGCAGAAACCTGACTGCATTAGAAGGCTATTGTGATGCTAACTAGATTTCAGATACTAATGAATCATTAGCAAATAATGGTATGTGTCCACACTAGGAAGTGGGGGGATCTCTTGAAAATCGATAACAATCCTGTGGTACAGGATCCACCATGGAAGTAAAATTTATGGCTTTGGGAAAAAATAGGAACTAAAACTGAATGGCTCAAGAATTTGATGGCAGATTTACAATTGTGGCTAAAGTTGTCGCCTTTTATATTACTTCACCGTGAGAGTTAGGCAGAAATAGTTAAAGTTAAAAGTAGAGTACACAATGGGAAAAAAAGGACACGTCCGCCTAAGACATAACCTTATAAGGAAGTATATAAACAAAGAGACGATAGCTTGTTCAATCAGAAAGCAATCTAGGGGATATATTCACAAAACCTATGTCTACAAAGATTATGAATGAATCATCTAAAGAATGAGTTTAAAGCCTGTGTCATAGCCTCATAGGTCATATGATGAACACCCAACCAATGTGAAGAGATAAATTCTTGAATTAGGTATAAAGGGTAAAAGCAAAGTCACCGGATGACTTACCTAGTACTACTAAAATATTTGCTCATTCTGATTAGATAGAAAAATAGTAACACTACAATGAAATGATGATGAGTTATAGATTCTTAATCAAGCCGGATCTCATTAAATGTGGGGGTTTTAAACGGGTTTTCTAATTCTGTATTCAAAtgtcttctttttcatttaattttttattgagaaaattacttgggcACCCCCTAGACTATGGCCGATTTTCTTATTATCCCCAACTTGTCAaataattacttgaacaccccttgcattttaccat
The sequence above is a segment of the Telopea speciosissima isolate NSW1024214 ecotype Mountain lineage chromosome 7, Tspe_v1, whole genome shotgun sequence genome. Coding sequences within it:
- the LOC122668351 gene encoding F-box protein PP2-B15-like translates to MRWKSACCLRIRRPTKSDRFWERRLPPDYQDVLSRAVSPLKFKSYEELYTLLCQGILIDGKRKWFSLEEQTGKIRYVISARELYICWSNDEQYFKWKSNMPESRFPEVTELLDVCWLDIVGSIDSCKLSPKTTYGAYLILKFVYNGNYGIDDGLDKQPARISVEVGGTFSSGTAYLRPNRNVHLLRGRLQYLYRMQVLSTNPSESIQQQQEEEEEIKVEEDGSTQRVAKPRVDDDWMEIELGKFFIDGDAGKVEMRLNETGDHWKCGIIIEGIEVRPLD
- the LOC122668350 gene encoding putative F-box protein PP2-B12, with the translated sequence MEQGSTFDLYNLPKDCFWNILYVILTSPRDACRLSFVSTVFRSVADSDLVWERFFPPDIQQILSSSVSPFPATYSSKKELFLHVCNNPFLIDRGTKTFALEKCSGKKCYMIGARELCIIWSNTPRYWTWRPLPESRFSEVAELLEVCWLEIICRMETRLLSPNTTYGAYLVFMFTERAYGFVNQLVEVSVKLAGGGNEEGEVTTKRKSVYLDPEERQREQEGQVPKERGDGHWMEIEMGEFFINEISGGEDGVVEMILKEVKDLNWKSGLIIQGIELRPKEN